A region of the Parasteatoda tepidariorum isolate YZ-2023 chromosome 7, CAS_Ptep_4.0, whole genome shotgun sequence genome:
tgtggcaagtggcattagaaacaacaataaGATTGTCATATTTTTGAGTTAATACATGAATTAAAGGTTTATAATCAGTGAACACTATAAAATGAGTTCCTTCCAACATGTAACGAAAGTATTTTATGGATGTAAAAATTGCAAGGAGTTCACGGTCATAGGCACTATACTTTTTCTCTGCAGCACTTAATTTACGAGAAAAGAAACCTAGAGGCTGCAACTCCGCATCTTGATGACTTTTCTGATTAACACATGCACCAACAGCAGTATCTGAAGCATCTGTCATCAAAGCCAGCACTGCAGATGAATTTGGATGAGCCAAGTAagagatttcttttaattctgctCTGCAAGATTGGAATGAGTTTTCAGCTTCAGTTGTCCAAGAGAGACAAGGTTTTGTCATTATTCTTGCAACGTCCAAGCATTTGATGTAATGGTAATTGCTTTTGAGCAGCATGCGGCAAGAATTTTTACGATAGAAATTTAGAATTCCTAAAAATCGTCTGAGTTTGCTTACTGTTGTTGGCTTAGGATAAGTGGAAATCGCTTCAACTTTGTCTGGTAATGGCATAATACCATGTTCATCAACCAGATGATCTAAGAATTTGACTTTTTCTGCAGCAAATGTGCATTTTGAAAGGTTAACGATGAGGCCATATTGTCTCAAACGTTTGAAAACTTCCTTAACATGAAGGAGATGTTCTTGGATTGTATACGAGGTAATCAAAATATCGTCAATGTAGACAAAACAGACGTTTAACCCTTGCAGAACCTGGTCAACAAAGCGCTGCATCGTTTGTGCAGCATTTCTCAACCcaaaagtcatgaatttaaattcaaaaactccAAATAGAGTGATGATGGCAGTTTTTGTAATGTCTTCCTTGCGCATGGGCACTTGATGATAAGCTCGGAGGAGATCAAGCGTTGTGAAGACAGTTTTTCCATGTAAATTAGTAGAAAAATCGCGTAAATGATGAATGGGATACTTGTCAGGAAGTGTATTGGCATTTAATGCACGGTAGTCTCCACGTGGTCGCCAAGAACCATCTGGCGTTTTAACCATGTGCAATGGGCTTGAGCAGCAACTTTGGATGGGCTACATATTTCTTGGTGTACTAGGTAATTAAATTCTGCTCTTGCCGCTTCCAATTTATCAACAGATAGTCTTCGCGCTTTTGCAATCACTGGTTGACCCTTTGCTTCGATAACATGACTGACATTATGAGGTAAATCTTTTATTCTGGTTTTCTCTCCTCGAAAATGTCTTTGGTACTCActaattaaagaatgaaattccGCAGACATTTTCAACACAGTTATTTTAGGCGTTGattcataagaaatttttcCGCGAAATGTTACATTAGTTAGGTACGACTTGGATTTTAGATCCACTAAAATGTcataatgtgataaaaaatcAGTTCCAAGAATGGGTCGTGATACATCAGCAATAGTATACATCCAGGGAAAGATGCGACGCAGTCCAATATCAAGATCCAATTTTCGTGTTCCATAAACCGGAATTCGAGAACCAATAGCAGCAACGAGTTTCAAGATGGACGGAGTCATATTGCGTTCATTCTGAGAAGGTGGCAAAATGGAAGTATCAGTGCCAGTGTCTACTAATAATTTACAACTTAATGTCCTATCAATAACTATAAGGTGACAATTTGCATATCCGTTGGCATTCGCCGCCAGTAACGCTTGGCCGTCTAGTTTTGCTGCTTAAAACTGCATGGTTGGATACATTTATTTGCTCTTACACGAAAACGATAATGATAACAGCAAAGTCTATTTTTACTTGTGGAGCGATTACGgtgtttattcatatttttatcaggGCTTCGAACTCGGAAACGTAACActttatcaagttttttttttatttgattcacaCACTTGAGCTTGCAGCGATTCAATAATATTCGAATAATTGCCATCGTTTGGCACTTTTTGTTTCGTTTCTGAACTAGCagagaatatttcattttgaacagCAATCTTATCCGCCATTATAGCTAATTTATTAAGAGGATCTGATGAAGAACTTAAAATAGCTTGCATTTGTGTGGGAAGTCTTTGAAGCcataatgattttagaaatatgCGTCGCCAACACGATCACCAGCCAAATCTTGCATTTGTCGTATCAATGCAGACGATCGTCTATCACCTAATGCGATATATGGCccgacagatcacgatacggaaatatctccTAGAAAAAAGTTTGTTCTTAGGTTGGTAGAAGGTAAGTAGTAGGttagattaaaataagaaagaaaaatttttaaatttgttaatatcaTGAAATATTCATTGCGTAAAACTAAGAACATTTCTCTATAAGCGATCTCAACTCTCGAATATGTCATTTGGGGAGAAAACTGGTTCCATGCCTTCCCCCATCTCTCTCCTCcttttttcagttgtatagggtcccgcagtggactgatcgttaagacacggttcccagccgatcaccgaagtcaagcatcactggctgcggtcagtgtgcgggtgggtgaccacttggatcagtctgcgtagggaccgagggtgtgcggtattggtcctcgttaaactgttctaccgtaaagtgctcgacttcgcttgcaggtcgttgggctaccaaagcgggggtgccatcctcttcacagaggatcaaaattgtgatggaatgtcttcgagcacttcacggtagagcagtttaacgaggaccaataccgcacaccctcggtccctacgcaggctgatccaagtggtcacccacccgcacactgaccgcagctagtgatgcttgattttggtgatctgctgggaaccgtgcctTGACgatccactgcgggacctttgtcgacgaaatgaccctgtcgatgaaTTGACCCTGTCGATGTAATAATCTTGGCAAAGATATGAACCTGTCGACGAAATACTCCTGTCGTTGGaatgaccctgtcgatgaaatgacattgtcgacgaaatgaccctgtcgatgaaatggccctgtcgatgaaatgactagtcgacgaaatgaccctgttgATGAAATGGCCTATCAACGGAATGACCTACTCGATGAAATGGTCTGTCGATGAGATGGCCTGTCTATGAAGTtattgtcgatgaaatgaaccAGACCCGTCTATGGATGTGAACGTTTCGTAACATGCAGAATGTCTTAGGGCCCGTTTGTACTGTAAGAGAAATATTCGTGCATGCATATGAGAAGATAATTGGCGAAATATATTTAACCGCGAAAACTCGCTAATCAGGTACTTCTTCGCATCAGtgaattttttgcagtaaaaGTAGTCCCTTCTTTCCTGAATGGGTTGCCTGTTTTCTTGTGGTTAACAAGAGCATGATTTTCCTGCCCTTGTCCAAGAAAACGTCTAAACTCTGCTGATCAATTTGTTCCGGgatcgaaaatatttataaaaaataatcttcaattcaaaatttaatgttttaaataataagtatttaatttgctttaaatcttATGACCATGTGTTTTGACGGAGCAgatagtttttttgaaatttttcgggGTAATTTTTTACTCTACACGTTTGCCGTCGTtcctcttttaattattatttcacctAAAACTCCTGTATTAGCAGCTCATGAATTCACTGTCTATAGAATGCAACACTTCGATTTACACGGAATTCCTCATGGTTTGTTTCatctgaaaatttgttttagttgattaaaaattaatgaactagATGCTAtatgatagaaatattttattcttataagttttttactatcaaaatgttttaattattgtttcaaattgtTTGCGTCTGGTTTGTAATTggtaatgaatgaaaattttttttttcgtgctatatcattttattttataaccggtgttgatCATCTGaccaaattttgaatatacAATTTTCAATGTCCTACCctgtagccttttaattttgaacccaacccaaaaGACATGATAACTTATAGATTAAGCATTGGAACTAACTAGcattcgtggaagactttttgatggtatTCATCTGAACGTGGGTTACGTTGAAAAAAATACCACAAAAATCATACCGCCAGTGGTTTGTCTGATGACAAAAGGATTCTAAAGGAGGACTCATCTACCTTTAGTGATATTTCATGTTAGCACTATGATGTGAGTAAGAAGCATATTTTGTATGAACCGCCgcctctgggattcgaacctggttcaccacTTTGGAAAGCGAATGCTATATCTAGAGAATGCTTAGCAACATGCATTGGCTGGAGGTAATAGGTAGATAAGATCGGTAGATTTCCTTATTGGGATCTACAGTGAAATAATTAGACCGGATTGGTCATTTCTAGATAGTGGCCCATGacctttaaacttaaaaataaacatctcaAAAGGGACTTATCCCAAAGGGTATAGCTCGTAGCCAATCTTGGGCAAAccataacatgtttttttttaaattgcaagtttaagATCCTATTTGTGGTCTTGGCGATTATAGTTGGCATGACAGATTacgatacagaaatatttcCTGAAGTAATATTGGACTGTAAGTGTTATGAACTCTAGGGTTAAGAAATAGGagtatattgtataaatatgaaCCAGTCCTTGTAGCTTCAAATTAAAATCCTACACAAATTTtgccatttatttaataaaggagGAACATTGTAACACTTTTCTGACTCTATGTTCCTTTTTAACTCATAACCAAACTAAATCTTTGTTAGGAGTTTCCAATTACAATTTGTAAGATGTTTTTTATAGTAGATCAAAAACTATTGTAggtattgtaaatttttttccggtTATATAATCTTTGCAAATCAATAATTGAAAGACACTGGGAAAGGGAAAAATGTCTATATCCATTTCTGGGTTCCATTGCCAAGTCTTGATGAGTTGCGTACAGTGCTGTGCGAGAAAAAAAGGGAGGGGGAAAAATACTTTCGAAGGGGGACCAACTCAAGGTGTTTAATATACAGCTGCCTTTTGTTGACAAACAAcgacatactttttaaaaaattttccaagcTCAAAAACCCTTTGGTACATGGGGATTGAAGTTGATGCAAATTGGTACCTTCTTTATAGAGACCTTTTTATATTACCTTGGGAATGTATTCTGTCTTGGTATCTACACCAAAATGTTCCAGTTTAGGTGATAGCTAGATAGTGACATGCGTCACAGAATTGGCAACTTACGATAAAACTACTGCTactaaataatgttatttatgcataatgaataactaataagcTAATAATAAGAGGggtatattaaagtttttttcagtaatttaaattttgccatttctttttaaataaataccttttatttaaaaatacacctttaaatgtttattttcttataattatcagtttaaaaaaataataaagttttttattaattaatcctttttttttaagtttactttttatttaaaggaaaatttatacaCAGACATCTATTAGcttgcctttaattatttttcaaacgcttcaaatttttctgttattttgataatgagggAGAATTACTCTGTGAAGTATgcacataaaatagtataaaaggataatttaaaaaattgggatCAAAATCCGTTATTACATAATATCatgcattttaatacatttaaagacAGGGAATGCCCTTTTCAATGAGGAAGCACCCTGCCCTTTCTTATTTCTAGGGAGATATCTGACATTGCATTATGTTAAAATGCTGTGCCAGTCTCTATTCTATttatctgatttatttatttagtaattttggtTAACCTTATGTTTTTCTAGGTTGTAGAAATTCCATTCTAAACATGGAAGCCAGAACTCTTTACACAACTCCCTACACTCGACGTTGTGTTATGGCAAGATTGTCTGATTTAACATATGCTCATTATCAAGAAATTCTTCATCAGAATGCTGGTGGCTTACTTATTATAATTCCTAAAACGTTTAATTCTCTTTCACCTGATGAACAGCAGGTATTTACTACTATCTTTGCATTTTACATGTGTTGCACACGAATTGACgtttctggaaaatatatttttctctgaaataattattcaaaatatttatttttaaaagtaaaaatcgtttatataatgataattttttaataagtgcaAAGTGTATTTTGAGGTGTAGAatcttttgaactaaaatatctttataactgttttataaaaacagCTTCTCAGGCTGTTTTTCCATTATttgcaaaacttattttgttattatttagatcagtgattctcaaccactgtgccgcggcatttttgtgtgccgccaaatattggaaatagtacaataaaaattataatgcttttttattacgtgtaaagtttaaattaaaaaaaagtatatatatatatatttattatttttccacgCTTTAACCGCATGAACATCTTTGTCGGTGATTGTCTTGTCTCAGACAATCTTGAAATAAGTTAGAATAAGAagaaagtgtttaaattgtctttgacaatttaaaaaaattttgaaattataggtAGGAAATTTattgactattaaaattattaattaacaaaggaGCGCAagctaaatatttactttcaaacggaaataaaagctaatcattaaagtaagctatgcaataactagttataaaaacaaatcaacaaaggataactaacaaaaaaaaaaaaagctaggaattaataatttgcaaaaacaactaatttttttcattttgtgccgtcaaattttgaaatcgttaaaagtgtgccgccacaaaaaaaaaagtttcagaatcACTGATTtagatgttaaaatttatttttcttgttaaaattaaagatgttaaaatttatatttcttaatttttgaattgttaagatgttattaaaacttgaaatttgtATGTTTCAACAGGGTTCCCACATGTGGCAGGGAAAACCTTGGAAATCCCTtcctcatttaatattttttgcacagaaaaactaatattttacattgcaaataaaagaatcaaagttttctgatgtaaatatggtttcatttttctttgaaatttccttggtatacctggaaaagtcagacaattttattttcttaaattgagtGGGAACCTTGTTTCAACttatcttagttttatttttcatattcactattttaaaattattaaaaaataatagtgaagtttttttttgattaacCTTTgcatcttttcttttcttttagtcTTTAatgactttagaaaaaaatttgcttgaagAAGATGTAACAGTACcagtttattttacttatgaAACAGAGGagatatt
Encoded here:
- the LOC107452665 gene encoding uncharacterized protein, which produces MTPSILKLVAAIGSRIPVYGTRKLDLDIGLRRIFPWMYTIADVSRPILGTDFLSHYDILVDLKSKSYLTNVTFRGKISYESTPKITVLKMSAEFHSLISEYQRHFRGEKTRIKDLPHNVSHVIEAKGQPVIAKARRLSVDKLEAARAEFNYLVHQEICSPSKVAAQAHCTWLKRQMVLGDHVETTVH